Proteins encoded by one window of Helicobacter kayseriensis:
- a CDS encoding PDC sensor domain-containing protein, producing the protein MLSKDIIKYSNIRYEVRAYMCYLFSRYIKNPLISPSVERITQGLEKIALEIQIFDAIYILDAQGNQVRKLKQESCDLSKDQIPNYSDRAYFYECKKEGRCILTDPYPSKNGGKLVVTASYPIYDQNNQLQYIACIDLELKEALAIGAPTKLYDFFSRTSNIAYTGLSAMLFLVSILLFVRGVYSFWHAVVHFNRLDIKEVFEATILLTLSLAIVDLVKAIFEEEVLGRDKGQSHYAIHKTMIRFLGSIIIALAIEALMLVFKFSIIEPEMIRYTLYLTGGVALLLLGLSVYVKFAYSAVKDDRIANSD; encoded by the coding sequence TTGCTATCTAAGGACATTATCAAATATTCTAATATCCGCTATGAAGTGCGTGCTTATATGTGCTATCTTTTTTCTCGCTATATTAAAAACCCCTTGATTTCTCCATCTGTAGAGCGAATCACTCAAGGTCTTGAAAAGATCGCTCTAGAAATTCAAATTTTTGATGCGATTTATATTCTTGATGCACAAGGAAATCAAGTCAGAAAGCTCAAACAAGAGAGTTGTGATTTGAGTAAAGATCAGATTCCTAATTACTCTGATCGTGCTTATTTTTATGAGTGCAAAAAAGAGGGGCGTTGTATCTTGACTGATCCATATCCTAGCAAGAATGGTGGGAAACTTGTCGTAACGGCGAGCTATCCAATCTATGATCAAAATAATCAGCTCCAATATATCGCTTGCATTGATCTTGAGCTCAAAGAGGCTTTGGCAATTGGTGCTCCAACTAAGCTATATGATTTCTTCTCAAGAACATCTAATATCGCTTATACAGGCTTATCAGCGATGCTTTTTTTGGTCAGTATCTTGCTTTTTGTACGTGGAGTTTATAGCTTTTGGCATGCGGTTGTGCATTTTAATCGACTCGATATTAAGGAGGTGTTTGAAGCAACGATTTTGCTGACTTTGTCTTTGGCAATCGTAGATTTGGTCAAAGCAATTTTTGAAGAAGAGGTTTTGGGGCGTGATAAGGGGCAGAGTCATTATGCAATCCACAAAACTATGATTCGCTTTTTGGGATCTATTATTATTGCTTTGGCTATTGAGGCATTGATGCTTGTATTTAAATTTAGCATTATTGAACCAGAGATGATTCGCTATACATTGTATTTGACTGGAGGGGTGGCTCTCTTGCTGCTAGGGCTGAGTGTTTATGTTAAGTTTGCCTATAGTGCGGTCAAAGATGATCGCATTGCAAACAGTGATTGA
- a CDS encoding TrkA C-terminal domain-containing protein: MKQIALILEGKCAQFFLDKLLLSFHSSNFYTVITPNPDLIPPSYPDNFSFYCFDPSSKPKIQRTLAFDLDLIFLVFEDFQECQMTYSTIRDLFPLAHIIFHSTQSLEIQDPLLEEISSPLLASNKLLTYLPNIPTPIQDLGLGKGEVMEIPIPSGSVYCYRTIGSISQKEWKIAGVYRGEELLLGTYSLSLQPNDRLLAIGNPSILQNVYRQITSSLGQFPIPFGKDLFLYLDEDLQNENEILQDIGEALFLHKHLNCNQLIITLLNPKRFDLINHIKCIQDEHINVYIDYSTQKLTEILQNHHKKRIGLAIMHYKFFHSLEIKKTLFELSIPTFKTSQVSIQDCHSSLSFLEEDQNIASITLDIASQLQLDFELYDFDVDGHFHTESFKTYKNLSQIFNKPIHLIKSNTKNPVIYLLELEKPILQFLPLNLASISNTISGALSTQLTFHALKLNKYPQILIPIS; this comes from the coding sequence ATGAAACAGATTGCATTGATTTTAGAGGGAAAATGTGCTCAATTTTTTTTAGACAAGCTTCTTCTGTCTTTTCATAGCTCCAATTTTTATACAGTCATTACACCCAATCCCGATCTTATCCCTCCATCTTATCCTGACAATTTTTCTTTTTATTGTTTTGATCCAAGCTCAAAGCCCAAGATTCAACGCACACTTGCTTTTGATCTTGATCTTATTTTTTTGGTCTTTGAGGATTTTCAAGAATGCCAAATGACCTACTCCACTATTCGTGATCTCTTTCCTCTAGCGCACATTATCTTTCACTCTACACAATCTCTTGAGATCCAAGATCCACTTTTAGAAGAAATTTCTTCTCCACTCCTAGCAAGCAATAAACTCCTTACCTATCTTCCCAATATCCCCACCCCCATTCAAGATCTAGGATTGGGGAAAGGAGAAGTGATGGAAATCCCTATTCCATCAGGAAGCGTATATTGCTATCGTACAATTGGCTCTATCTCTCAAAAAGAATGGAAAATCGCTGGAGTTTATCGCGGTGAAGAACTCTTGCTTGGAACCTATTCTCTAAGTCTGCAACCCAACGACAGACTTCTTGCTATTGGCAACCCTAGCATTCTTCAAAATGTCTATCGACAAATCACAAGCTCTTTGGGACAATTCCCTATCCCTTTTGGAAAAGATTTGTTTTTATATCTTGATGAGGATTTACAAAATGAAAATGAAATCCTGCAAGACATCGGTGAGGCACTCTTTCTGCATAAGCATCTTAATTGCAATCAACTCATCATTACACTCCTCAATCCCAAGAGATTTGATCTAATCAACCACATCAAATGCATTCAAGATGAGCACATCAATGTCTATATTGACTATAGCACACAAAAATTGACAGAAATTTTGCAAAATCATCATAAAAAACGCATCGGTCTAGCCATTATGCACTATAAATTTTTTCATTCTCTTGAGATCAAAAAAACTCTCTTTGAACTTTCAATCCCCACATTTAAAACCTCACAAGTCAGCATCCAAGATTGCCACTCTAGTCTTTCATTTTTAGAAGAAGATCAAAATATTGCTTCTATTACACTAGATATTGCTTCTCAATTGCAATTAGATTTTGAACTTTATGATTTTGATGTTGATGGACACTTTCATACAGAATCTTTTAAGACTTACAAAAATCTCTCACAAATTTTTAACAAACCTATCCACCTCATCAAAAGCAATACAAAAAATCCCGTGATCTATCTCTTGGAGCTAGAAAAGCCGATCTTGCAATTCCTCCCACTCAATTTGGCATCAATTAGCAACACAATTTCTGGGGCACTCTCCACGCAACTCACATTCCACGCACTCAAGCTCAACAAATACCCACAGATTCTGATCCCTATTTCCTAA
- a CDS encoding sodium:solute symporter family transporter yields MNKIDWIFLLAYFVLIVWIGLSSCKKIKTSSDFFLAGRHFGWPIIGISIVATQVSAITFIGAPSWSYQTGLKAIALFLNLPLVAWIASKTLIPYFYHLNITSIYEYLQLRFGKNLKNILALFYLIKTILIASVIIYVPSLILSRILSFPIEITICLIVLFALLYTTLGGIRSVILSDGLQLLIMWIGLALLLFFLFLLLPLSPQESLSALITQNKLNALDFSFAFEAPNTVWAGIIGGGIIHLAYYGTEQTQIQRILSAKNLKNARLSLYAGSVINLIQTFLFLVLGLGLYLFYQNNLSFSNPNDALISFVLQEIPQGVLGIFLVAIFAATMSSIDSSINSMTTVFMKDFFDPYLARFAKHNNPILIIRIVGVFLGLLILLLALNLSQSQMSILELITQYASFILGSVLGVFLLGIFTQRSNENGAMIGFFAGIIGVIFASTLFNFFWMWNAPIGLMITLIVGYLSSLCFKTQTNHQLPKFHFSWKNLFDFDSLLLFLFCCAFFLFLWLLPSMHLG; encoded by the coding sequence ATGAATAAGATCGATTGGATTTTTTTATTGGCTTATTTTGTTTTGATTGTCTGGATTGGACTCTCCTCTTGCAAAAAAATCAAAACATCTTCTGACTTCTTTCTTGCAGGTAGGCATTTTGGCTGGCCCATTATTGGCATTTCTATTGTGGCTACTCAAGTGAGTGCGATCACTTTCATAGGGGCTCCAAGCTGGTCATATCAAACTGGGCTCAAGGCAATTGCACTCTTTTTGAACCTGCCCCTTGTTGCTTGGATTGCAAGCAAAACTTTGATTCCATATTTTTATCATCTCAACATCACATCCATTTATGAATATCTCCAACTTCGCTTTGGAAAAAATCTCAAAAATATTCTTGCTCTGTTTTACCTTATTAAAACCATATTGATTGCAAGCGTGATCATTTATGTACCCTCTTTGATTCTCTCACGCATCCTTTCTTTTCCTATTGAAATTACCATTTGTCTGATTGTGCTTTTTGCATTGCTTTACACCACTTTGGGTGGAATTCGCTCTGTGATCTTAAGTGATGGACTTCAGCTATTGATTATGTGGATAGGGCTTGCTCTTTTACTTTTCTTTCTTTTTCTCCTGCTTCCACTCTCCCCGCAAGAATCCCTCTCTGCATTGATTACTCAAAATAAGCTCAATGCACTTGATTTTTCTTTTGCCTTTGAAGCTCCCAATACAGTTTGGGCTGGAATCATAGGCGGAGGTATCATACATCTTGCATATTATGGAACAGAGCAAACACAAATTCAAAGAATCTTAAGTGCGAAAAATCTTAAAAATGCTCGCCTATCCCTCTATGCAGGTAGCGTGATCAACCTAATACAAACTTTTCTTTTTTTGGTTTTAGGATTGGGACTATATCTCTTCTATCAAAACAATCTTTCTTTTTCAAATCCCAATGATGCCCTCATCTCTTTTGTCTTGCAAGAGATTCCACAAGGAGTATTGGGGATTTTTTTGGTGGCAATCTTTGCAGCTACAATGAGCAGTATCGACTCTTCTATAAACTCAATGACAACAGTGTTTATGAAAGATTTCTTTGATCCCTATCTTGCGCGCTTTGCAAAGCATAACAATCCTATTTTGATCATACGAATCGTTGGCGTCTTCTTAGGCTTGCTCATTCTTCTTCTTGCACTCAATCTCTCACAATCACAAATGTCAATCCTTGAACTCATCACTCAATATGCTTCTTTCATTTTGGGATCTGTCTTAGGAGTCTTTTTGCTAGGAATCTTCACTCAAAGAAGCAATGAAAATGGTGCAATGATTGGCTTTTTTGCTGGAATCATTGGGGTTATTTTTGCATCAACTCTTTTTAATTTCTTTTGGATGTGGAATGCACCAATTGGACTGATGATCACTTTGATCGTGGGCTACCTTTCAAGCTTATGTTTCAAAACCCAAACAAATCATCAGCTTCCAAAATTTCACTTTTCTTGGAAAAATCTTTTTGATTTTGATTCCCTTTTGCTCTTTTTGTTTTGTTGTGCATTTTTTCTCTTTCTTTGGCTTTTGCCCTCTATGCATTTAGGCTAA
- a CDS encoding mechanosensitive ion channel family protein, which yields MLILTLYSSNAPQEKKLSTSQQETLQSITDEIKVINKSLNGNENLWIRRYNSYLKYTSINNQIKTIQWKLKHTKPSSKNPEEFQILSNRLEALQRQKNFFSDYEGNPYRELTEVKEIEDIPRVTNPIAIFTGINFLKQIKAQEKTLQTNQKTLKETLALLDQKKDLLTQLLKLQDKQQQYETLKELQKIQSMKLDFQSAQSILETSLEVFGRRVTELDLSITSQIQKQTLKTIYITILCLVVFFIALAIKMALRKYLDHERLYIANKIINFSYITLIILILLLSYLNNITYLVTFLGFVSAGLAFAMRDLFMSVLGWFVIVVGGALHAGDRIRIHKDSTTYVGDILDISMTRITLLEDVTYNTYVETRRAGRIIFIPNNFIFNTVISNYTHGGMTTIWDGIDFTITFDSNYKKAVEIATEVARKYSKPHIEIGKKRMSRLKERYSLKRISLEPRVFNMIEASGMRISVWYQTNAFTTLNVRSNISGEIIDLLSKEQDIKIAYNTTKLVNTGSDGVWERFTHGDKHETKSVF from the coding sequence GTGCTAATTCTTACACTATATTCTTCTAATGCTCCCCAAGAGAAAAAACTCTCTACAAGCCAACAGGAAACCTTGCAAAGCATTACTGATGAGATCAAAGTCATCAACAAATCACTCAATGGAAATGAGAATCTTTGGATTAGAAGATATAACAGCTATCTTAAATATACCTCTATCAACAACCAAATCAAAACCATTCAGTGGAAACTCAAGCACACAAAGCCTTCCTCCAAAAATCCTGAAGAATTTCAAATCCTCTCCAATCGCCTAGAAGCACTCCAAAGACAGAAAAATTTCTTCTCAGATTATGAGGGAAATCCCTATCGCGAACTTACAGAAGTCAAAGAGATTGAAGATATTCCAAGAGTGACAAATCCTATTGCAATCTTTACTGGGATCAACTTCCTCAAACAAATCAAAGCACAGGAAAAGACTCTCCAAACCAACCAAAAAACACTCAAAGAAACCCTTGCTCTTTTGGATCAAAAAAAAGATCTTCTTACCCAACTACTTAAACTTCAAGACAAACAACAACAATATGAGACCCTCAAAGAATTACAAAAAATTCAAAGCATGAAGCTTGATTTTCAATCTGCACAAAGTATCCTTGAAACATCTCTTGAGGTTTTTGGAAGACGTGTTACAGAGCTTGATCTAAGTATCACCTCTCAAATCCAAAAACAAACCCTCAAAACAATCTATATCACCATTTTATGCCTAGTTGTATTTTTTATCGCACTTGCGATTAAGATGGCATTGCGCAAATATCTCGATCATGAAAGACTCTATATCGCCAACAAAATCATCAACTTTTCTTATATCACACTGATTATTTTAATCTTGCTTTTAAGCTATCTCAACAACATCACTTATTTGGTGACATTCTTAGGTTTTGTTTCAGCTGGTCTTGCTTTTGCGATGCGTGATCTTTTTATGAGTGTATTGGGATGGTTTGTGATTGTTGTTGGTGGGGCACTACATGCAGGAGATCGCATCAGGATTCACAAAGACAGCACAACCTATGTAGGAGATATTTTGGATATCTCAATGACACGCATTACCCTTTTGGAAGATGTGACATACAATACTTATGTAGAAACACGCCGTGCTGGAAGGATTATCTTCATCCCCAACAATTTCATCTTCAATACCGTAATCTCTAATTACACACATGGAGGAATGACGACAATCTGGGATGGGATTGATTTCACAATCACTTTTGATAGCAATTATAAAAAAGCCGTTGAAATTGCCACAGAAGTCGCACGCAAATACTCCAAACCTCACATTGAGATTGGCAAAAAGCGTATGTCACGCCTCAAAGAGCGCTATTCACTCAAACGCATCAGCCTTGAACCTCGAGTATTTAATATGATTGAAGCAAGTGGGATGAGAATCTCTGTGTGGTATCAAACCAATGCTTTCACAACGCTCAATGTCCGAAGCAATATTTCTGGGGAAATCATTGATCTTTTGTCCAAAGAGCAGGATATCAAAATTGCCTACAACACCACAAAACTCGTCAATACTGGAAGCGATGGGGTTTGGGAACGATTTACTCATGGAGACAAACATGAAACCAAAAGTGTTTTTTAA
- a CDS encoding AAA family ATPase → MKPKTKLVIGFSLGVIFVGLMAFLFLRDYSKNITQEEFKALLSNASKFEVDDNYLYFWNQNKAYKLLKDEQTLSQVKEKYPIQTRSDWPAYFLDFFYALIVLGIAFVGGYFFYKKLKKPSSLPTQSINQQPKQEIITPSQPNPSITLKSLAGIETIKTELLEIIDYLKHPQKYTSLGLRMPKGILLVGPPGVGKTMLAKALANESGVPFFYQSGSSFSQIFVGSGAKKVQELFAQAKACKNAIVFIDEIDSVGKVRGNGRNDERESTLNQLLTEMDGFLDSSNVIVFGATNNPEVLDPALLRSGRFDRKIYIDLPSLQERIDIFKLYLSNKSLDFSIDEFAKECAGFSGAMIENLINEAGLLMLRDKRSNLTQKDFKEAKQALMLSLKKFPTLNNSQREILALYQSSKALYAHTHQIPFEKISLWDEESIYYFEDFMNKTQILRRLAFYLCGNETLKFLTKEPYTCAKDDLNKAKIIAKEILEQYGMGDNLFALDPLPLIIQAQQELLIFIQNHHQHVKTLADTMLEKESLTPLDCDEIF, encoded by the coding sequence ATGAAACCAAAAACAAAGCTTGTCATTGGTTTTTCTCTAGGAGTGATTTTTGTCGGCTTGATGGCATTTCTTTTTTTGAGAGATTATTCCAAAAACATCACACAAGAAGAGTTTAAGGCACTTTTATCCAATGCTTCAAAGTTTGAAGTTGATGATAACTATCTTTACTTTTGGAATCAAAACAAAGCATACAAACTCCTCAAAGATGAGCAAACTCTCTCACAAGTCAAAGAAAAATACCCCATTCAAACACGCTCTGATTGGCCCGCCTATTTTCTTGATTTTTTTTATGCCCTCATTGTATTGGGTATTGCTTTTGTAGGAGGATATTTCTTTTATAAAAAACTCAAAAAACCATCTTCTCTCCCCACCCAATCCATCAATCAACAACCCAAACAAGAAATAATCACCCCTTCTCAACCCAATCCAAGCATCACACTCAAATCTCTAGCAGGGATTGAGACGATCAAAACAGAACTTTTAGAAATCATCGATTATCTCAAGCATCCCCAAAAATACACCTCCTTGGGACTTAGAATGCCCAAGGGGATCTTGCTTGTTGGCCCACCTGGAGTAGGAAAAACAATGCTTGCCAAAGCTCTAGCCAACGAATCTGGAGTGCCTTTTTTCTATCAAAGTGGGAGTAGTTTCTCTCAGATCTTTGTAGGCAGTGGAGCAAAAAAAGTGCAAGAGCTTTTTGCTCAAGCCAAAGCATGCAAAAACGCTATTGTTTTTATTGATGAGATTGATTCTGTCGGAAAGGTGCGCGGAAATGGACGCAATGATGAGAGAGAATCAACCCTCAATCAGCTTCTAACAGAAATGGATGGTTTTCTTGATAGCTCCAATGTTATTGTGTTTGGAGCGACAAACAATCCAGAAGTTCTTGACCCCGCCTTATTGCGTAGCGGACGCTTTGATCGCAAAATCTATATCGATCTTCCCTCATTGCAAGAAAGAATCGATATCTTCAAGCTCTATCTTTCAAACAAATCCCTTGATTTTTCTATTGATGAATTTGCCAAAGAATGCGCAGGGTTTAGTGGTGCAATGATAGAAAATCTCATCAATGAAGCAGGCCTCTTGATGCTAAGAGATAAACGCTCCAATCTAACACAAAAAGATTTCAAAGAAGCCAAACAAGCTCTAATGCTATCTCTTAAAAAATTTCCTACCCTTAATAATTCTCAACGCGAAATTCTTGCCCTCTATCAAAGCTCTAAAGCACTCTATGCACACACACATCAGATTCCATTTGAAAAAATCTCATTATGGGATGAGGAAAGCATTTATTACTTTGAAGACTTTATGAACAAAACTCAAATTCTCCGCCGTTTGGCTTTTTATCTTTGTGGAAATGAGACACTCAAGTTTCTTACAAAAGAGCCATACACTTGTGCAAAAGACGATTTAAATAAAGCCAAAATAATCGCAAAAGAGATTTTAGAACAATATGGAATGGGAGATAACCTCTTTGCTCTAGATCCTCTTCCACTTATCATTCAAGCCCAACAAGAACTCTTGATCTTCATTCAAAATCATCATCAGCACGTTAAAACTCTCGCAGATACAATGCTAGAAAAAGAAAGCCTAACTCCTCTAGATTGCGATGAAATTTTTTAG
- the bioV gene encoding pimelyl-ACP methyl ester esterase BioV: MKFFSGFCFQNEEELFAPFAQIDQLYTISGFSYGAIKAFQASIQAIQSHQRIQTLNLFSPAFFQTQKPSFIKVQILGFRKDPQRYRQNFLSLCGSPPQKYFKEGCLEELEELLHFQWKEEELRYLNENGVKIRVFLGEKDSIIPAKEACDFFSPFGNVFLYKNLNHCLQCDHL; this comes from the coding sequence ATGAAATTTTTTAGTGGTTTTTGTTTCCAAAATGAAGAGGAGCTCTTTGCTCCTTTTGCACAAATTGATCAACTCTACACCATAAGTGGTTTTAGCTATGGAGCGATCAAAGCCTTTCAAGCTTCTATCCAAGCAATCCAATCCCATCAAAGAATCCAAACCCTCAACCTCTTCTCCCCCGCTTTTTTCCAAACCCAAAAACCAAGCTTTATCAAAGTGCAAATCTTAGGCTTTCGCAAAGACCCTCAACGCTATCGACAAAACTTTCTATCTCTATGTGGCTCTCCACCTCAAAAATATTTCAAAGAAGGATGTTTAGAAGAATTAGAAGAATTACTGCATTTTCAATGGAAAGAAGAAGAATTGAGATATCTCAATGAAAATGGAGTAAAAATCAGAGTCTTTTTGGGAGAAAAGGATTCTATCATCCCCGCCAAAGAGGCATGCGATTTTTTCTCCCCTTTTGGAAATGTTTTTCTTTATAAAAATCTCAATCACTGTTTGCAATGCGATCATCTTTGA
- the aroB gene encoding 3-dehydroquinate synthase, with protein MQTIHLHSSTIFFGEPEELVFDGSVLIITEKNVASLYLDLISQKIKAPQVFSLVLQGGEENKNFQTLEQILHFAFACKLDRKSTMIALGGGIISDLVGLASGLYMRGIDFYNIPTTLLAQVDASVGGKCGVNSPFGKNLIGLFHHPSQVLISPLFLKSLPPREFNAGMAEVIKMAVCFSPELFEKLFDVSYVQNHLLEIIFQSISIKANIVSQDERESHLRSALNYGHTFGHAIEKEQNFQNFLHGEAVSIGMVMANTLASKIAGFQESSQVLSLLKLHNLPTSYKIQNPDVFFQSLFLDKKTQNQQIKFILPLAIGSFDFFYPPVEEIKKILNEFAK; from the coding sequence ATGCAAACTATTCATCTTCACTCAAGCACTATCTTTTTTGGAGAACCCGAAGAATTGGTCTTTGATGGGAGTGTTTTAATCATCACTGAAAAAAATGTTGCCTCACTCTATCTTGATTTGATTTCTCAAAAAATCAAAGCCCCTCAAGTCTTTTCTCTAGTTCTTCAAGGAGGAGAAGAAAACAAAAATTTCCAAACACTTGAGCAAATCTTACACTTTGCCTTTGCATGCAAACTTGATCGCAAAAGCACAATGATCGCTCTAGGAGGAGGAATCATTAGCGATCTTGTAGGATTGGCAAGTGGTCTTTATATGCGTGGAATTGATTTTTATAATATTCCCACAACACTTTTAGCTCAAGTGGATGCCAGTGTGGGGGGAAAATGTGGAGTTAATTCTCCTTTTGGGAAAAATTTGATTGGTTTGTTTCATCATCCATCTCAAGTCCTGATTTCTCCTCTCTTCTTAAAATCTCTCCCTCCAAGAGAATTCAATGCAGGAATGGCAGAAGTGATCAAAATGGCAGTTTGCTTCTCTCCAGAACTATTTGAGAAACTCTTTGATGTGTCCTATGTGCAAAATCATCTTCTAGAAATCATTTTCCAAAGCATCTCAATCAAGGCCAACATTGTCTCTCAAGATGAAAGAGAATCTCACCTTCGCTCCGCCCTAAATTATGGACACACCTTTGGGCATGCGATTGAAAAAGAGCAAAATTTTCAAAACTTTTTACATGGTGAAGCAGTCAGTATTGGTATGGTTATGGCCAATACTCTTGCAAGTAAGATTGCAGGATTTCAAGAATCATCACAAGTCCTTTCTCTTCTTAAGCTCCACAATCTTCCCACTTCTTATAAGATTCAAAACCCTGATGTCTTTTTTCAATCACTTTTTTTAGATAAAAAAACCCAAAATCAACAAATTAAATTTATACTTCCACTTGCAATTGGTTCATTTGACTTTTTTTATCCACCAGTTGAGGAAATCAAAAAAATTCTAAACGAGTTTGCAAAATGA
- the mtaB gene encoding tRNA (N(6)-L-threonylcarbamoyladenosine(37)-C(2))-methylthiotransferase MtaB: MKPKVFFKTFGCRTNLFDTQVMIENLKDFELTQNEEEAHIVIINSCTVTNGADSGVRQYLNKIQKKGKKIYFTGCGVATKGKEVYPQVSGVFAHDHKENINTLLKNKTKFFLPTQNQTHIDQTLVSEFVGKSRAFIKIQEGCDFTCSYCIIPFSRGKARSLPQERILTQIQTLAQEGIKEVVLTGTNMGSYGKDTQTSVAKLIKQIAKIPNIKRIRLGSLEPSQIDEEFLELLGEEFLERHLHIALQYTHDRMLEIMNRHNRFKTDLELFEKIASKGFALGSDYIVGHPGESEEVWNEAYENLKLFPLTHIHPFIYSPRSGTPSASMTPRINGDQAKKRLHMINQLIAQNNFNFRQKYAEVPLKVLIENQRDETFQGFDQFFNKVKIQSSQKLSGWVEINSYTITQEHNFTQL, translated from the coding sequence ATGAAACCAAAAGTGTTTTTTAAAACCTTTGGGTGTCGCACAAATTTATTTGACACCCAAGTGATGATTGAAAATTTAAAAGATTTTGAACTTACACAAAATGAAGAAGAAGCCCATATCGTGATCATCAATTCTTGCACTGTGACAAATGGAGCAGATTCTGGTGTAAGACAATACCTCAATAAAATCCAAAAAAAAGGGAAAAAAATCTATTTTACAGGATGTGGTGTTGCCACAAAAGGCAAAGAAGTATATCCACAAGTTTCTGGAGTGTTTGCCCATGACCACAAAGAAAACATCAACACTCTTCTTAAAAATAAGACCAAATTCTTCCTCCCTACCCAAAACCAAACCCATATCGACCAAACCCTTGTGAGTGAGTTTGTAGGAAAAAGCAGAGCATTTATCAAAATCCAAGAAGGGTGTGATTTTACTTGTAGTTATTGCATCATTCCCTTCTCTAGAGGGAAGGCCCGAAGTCTTCCACAAGAAAGAATCCTTACTCAAATCCAAACTCTTGCACAAGAAGGAATCAAAGAAGTTGTTCTTACAGGCACAAATATGGGAAGCTATGGCAAGGACACACAAACTTCTGTCGCTAAACTCATCAAGCAGATTGCTAAGATTCCAAACATTAAACGCATCCGCTTAGGATCTCTTGAACCAAGCCAGATTGATGAGGAGTTTTTGGAACTTTTGGGGGAAGAGTTTTTAGAGCGCCATCTTCACATCGCACTTCAATATACCCACGATCGTATGCTTGAGATTATGAATCGACACAATCGCTTCAAAACAGACCTAGAGCTTTTTGAAAAAATCGCCTCAAAAGGCTTTGCCCTAGGAAGTGATTATATTGTGGGACATCCTGGAGAGAGTGAGGAGGTTTGGAATGAAGCTTATGAGAACCTAAAGCTTTTTCCTCTCACACATATCCACCCCTTTATCTATAGCCCAAGAAGTGGGACCCCATCAGCCTCAATGACTCCACGCATCAATGGAGATCAAGCCAAAAAACGCCTACACATGATCAACCAATTGATTGCTCAAAATAATTTTAACTTCCGTCAAAAATATGCCGAAGTTCCCCTAAAAGTCCTTATTGAAAACCAAAGAGATGAAACTTTCCAAGGCTTTGATCAATTTTTCAACAAAGTCAAAATCCAATCCTCTCAAAAACTTTCAGGATGGGTTGAGATTAATTCTTATACAATCACACAAGAACACAACTTTACTCAACTATAA